Proteins encoded in a region of the Drosophila busckii strain San Diego stock center, stock number 13000-0081.31 chromosome 2L, ASM1175060v1, whole genome shotgun sequence genome:
- the LOC108608405 gene encoding uncharacterized protein LOC108608405, with amino-acid sequence MCNFTNRLFVFVLLHYFVITLTLAKPLKQQPRFNAVDLLELLYNDYGDYGYQEEQVHYDQRQKGEENLNVHLNGFLIGLPTREDDDISWLDSLAEEYLTNTMPKKQVPLESEGTYQSLSKSNASELATDQVVSIPAGKKELESRQHVPDEAASSPRTRSHILQLLKMFRRTHV; translated from the exons atgtgCAATTTTACTAATCGTCTATtcgtatttgttttgctgcattattttgtaattaccTTGACATTGGCTAAGCCGCTCAAGCAGCAACCACGCTTTAATGCTGTTGACTTATTGGAGTTGTTATACAATGATTATGGCGACTATGGTTATCAGGAGGAGCAGGTGCACTATGATCAGCGCCAGAAGGGAGAGGAAAATCTAAATGTACATCTAAATGGATTTTTGATTGGACTGCCTACTCGCGAAGATGATGACATTTCTTGGTTGGATTCACTTGCCGAGGAGTACTTAA CCAACACAATGCCGAAAAAGCAAGTCCCTTTAGAGTCTGAGGGAACCTATCAGTCACTATCCAAATCGAATGCTTCCGAATTGGCGACAGACCAAGTTGTGAGTATACCTGCTGGCAAGAAGGAGTTGGAAAGTCGACAGCATGTACCTGATGAAGCAGCCAGCTCACCTCG caCAAGGTCGCACATTCTGcagcttttaaaaatgtttagacGCACACACGTAT
- the LOC108604336 gene encoding uncharacterized protein LOC108604336: protein MLLQTFTQLLLLLSLTALVMPASYLRDSSSTEPLPSSSSSAAPSTTTTTTAGSSGHKEEIFPAVAPVIETQPGLLPPALEQDDGVRRRVVTYDQRQEGQYNIRADLENFMIVLIPPGPQEGLSLLDLLTKSSVRGSNKRIQKRKHAHVMPLRTTPEAVGAAVGLPLPEFIEGRTPYHVDISASSNEQQPARLHRQQVDVLPPQLLPMPQLIKPFHLEAEQELIQALPPVTANSNGHNLLESFNQAASQYYRNSRALSADSFLETNRLPTDASSTGRAIQCSRSQLNNALYPPIDVPAYQVNEAQPRRWLLDEEPTPIYAKSHADGKDLIEADVLSFELLGDGLGESKSLLRDALARCAPGQRRDSYGACRQIEGY, encoded by the exons atgctgctgcagactttcacgcagctgctgctgctgctcagcttgaCAGCACTGGTAATGCCTGCATCCTACTTgcgcgacagcagcagcactgagccgctgcccagcagcagcagcagtgcagcgccaagcacaacaacaacaacaactgctggcAGTAGTGGGCACAAGGAGGAAATATTTCCAGCTGTGGCGCCAGTGATTGAAACGCAGCCCGGCTTGCTGCCGCCTGCACTGGAACAGGATGATGGCGTGCGTCGTCGCGTGGTTACCTACGATCAGCGCCAGGAGGGACAGTACAATATTCGCGCCGATCTGGAGAATTTTATGATTGTGCTCATACCGCCAGGTCCGCAGGAAGGTCTCAGTTTGTTGGACTTGCTGACCAAATCCTCTGTGCGTGGCTCCAACAAGCGCATACAGAAGCGCAAGCATGCCCATGTAATGCCGCTGAGGACCACACCCGAGGCAGTGGGCGCTGCTGTGGGCTTGCCGCTGCCCGAATTTATTGAGGGACGCACGCCCTATCATGTGGACATTTCTGCCTCCAGCAATGAGCAGCAACCAGCGCGTCTGCATCGCCAGCAGGTGGATGTGTTGCCGCCTCAGCTGTTGCCAATGCCGCAGCTTATCAAGCCCTTTCATCTGGAGGCGGAGCAGGAGCTAATACAGGCACTGCCGCCAGTCACGGCCAATAGCAATGGACACAATCTGCTGGAGAGCTTCAACCAAGCCGCTTCACAATATTATCGCAATTCGCGCGCCTTGAGCGCTGACAGCTTTCTGGAAACCAATCGTCTGCCCACCGATGCCAGCTCCACGGGACGTGCCATTCAATGTAGC CGCAGTCAGTTGAACAATGCGCTCTATCCGCCCATTGATGTGCCCGCTTATCAGGTGAACGAAGCGCAACCACGTCGCTGGCTGCTGGATGAGGAGCCCACGCCCATTTATGCCAAGTCGCATGCTGACGGCAAGGACTTGATCGAGGCCGATGTGCTTAGCTTTGAGCTGTTGGGCGATGGCTTGGGTGAATCCAAGTCGCTGTTGCGCGACGCTTTGGCACGTTGTGCACCTGGACAGAGGCGTGACAGCTACGGCGCCTGTCGCCAGATCGAGGGCTATTGA